In Hydra vulgaris chromosome 06, alternate assembly HydraT2T_AEP, a genomic segment contains:
- the LOC136081762 gene encoding uncharacterized protein LOC136081762 isoform X2, which produces MDNFNKNVLAALTDNPTHLFADFLKFLESTQPTTVTSSSSPNVTSSAATTTRWILQLSSCNVVKIIMWLKAGQEGASAMAHVTPLMSIYTPLAYAVK; this is translated from the exons atggacaattttaacaaaaatgttctTGCTGCACTAACAGATa aTCCTACCCATctttttgcagattttttaaaatttc tcgAATCTACACAGCCTACCACTG ttaCATCTTCGTCTTCACCAAATG TTACATCTTCAGCAGCTACAACGACTA gGTGGATACTCCAACTTTCATCTTGTAATGTGGTAAAGATTATAATGTG gttgaagGCTGGGCAGGAAGGGGCGTCGGCCATGGCACATGTCACGCCCCTAATGTCAATTTATACTCCACTTGCATATGCTGTAaagtaa
- the LOC136081762 gene encoding uncharacterized protein LOC136081762 isoform X1: protein MLLRTNLFTNHCHLELTYQQYLLYRSQHPGPTSNKSFKRWVNLGGKDNESFKWPYHPPNKGAGNHSRRGYGRGRGSRGSRQRRWNGGSLVVHGWILQLSSCNVVKIIMWLKAGQEGASAMAHVTPLMSIYTPLAYAVK from the exons atgctATTAAGAACTAATCTATTTACAAATCATTGTCATTTAGAGCTAACGTATCAACAGTATCTATTATATAGGTCCCAGCATCCTGGACCTACTAGCAATAAGTCTTTCAAACGATGGGTCAACTTAGGAGGAAAGGACAATGAATCCTTTAAATGGCCCTATCATCCTCCTAACAAGGGTGCTGGGAACCACAGCAGAAGGGGATATGGTAGAGGTCGTGGCAGCAGAGGAAGCAGACAGAGAAGATGGAATGGTGGTAGCCTTGTGGTCCATG gGTGGATACTCCAACTTTCATCTTGTAATGTGGTAAAGATTATAATGTG gttgaagGCTGGGCAGGAAGGGGCGTCGGCCATGGCACATGTCACGCCCCTAATGTCAATTTATACTCCACTTGCATATGCTGTAaagtaa